From Sphingomonas nostoxanthinifaciens, a single genomic window includes:
- the galA gene encoding beta-galactosidase GalA, translating to MGGVTRREMMVAGTVAGAAVALPAHAAGEGASPRIVVPLDTAWRFHLGHGADPAQDFEFGGSHETYAKSGTINIALQKPDYDDKGWQAVELPHDWAVDLPFTKFGEPGSKEDHIGAFQGFKPLGRRFPATSVGWYRRKLPIAAEDAGRRLSLEFDGVSRDCLVVLNGFVVGSNESGYAPFTLDVTDFVKPGEDNILLVRCDVGLGEAWSYEGAGLYRHVRLVKTAPAHVRQWGAVARCTVEGETARVALATEIDNDGPAATARLRSTIFGPDGQLLATLTSDPLALPAWGAVACPQQTMLARPAFWSIETPALHRLVSELLVDGAVVDRDETVFGIRTIRFDPDQGLFLNGKPVKVKGTCNHQDHAGVGFAVPDSLHVWRIEQLKAMGSNAYRSTHHPAAPAVLAACDRLGMLVLQETRQMSSNPEGMSQLERMVRSGRNHPSIFLWSIGNEEIHRGTENGRRIAASMKRRVYELDGTRLVTEAMNGKFGEGASSELDVMGCNYYLDAIDAYHASHPKVPMIGTETASTVSVRGEYKRDDAAGIVPAYDTDFPKWASTAERWWTFYSERPFLSGGFVWTGFDYRGEPTPFERWPNHTSNFGILDTCGFPKDNYYYYRAWWGDAPVLHLFPHWNWAGREDQSIAVWVHSNCDAVELLVNGRSLGRKPVEHNRHLEWQVPYAPGRIEARGYRNGRLILTDRRETTGAPAAIALSSDRRRLAGVGEVAVVRTAIVDAKGREVPTASNGVRFALSGDLRLLGVDNGDPRSLEPDHADRRSAFNGLCAAIVQATGTGAMRIEARAEGLRPAVLLLR from the coding sequence TTGGGTGGAGTAACGCGGCGCGAGATGATGGTCGCCGGCACCGTGGCGGGCGCTGCGGTGGCATTGCCGGCGCATGCGGCGGGCGAGGGGGCTTCGCCGCGCATCGTCGTGCCGCTCGACACGGCCTGGCGCTTCCATCTCGGCCATGGTGCCGATCCGGCGCAGGATTTCGAGTTTGGCGGCTCGCACGAAACCTATGCCAAGTCGGGCACGATCAACATCGCGCTGCAGAAGCCCGATTATGACGACAAGGGCTGGCAGGCGGTCGAGCTGCCGCACGATTGGGCGGTCGACCTGCCGTTCACGAAGTTCGGCGAGCCGGGCAGCAAGGAAGACCATATCGGCGCCTTCCAGGGGTTCAAGCCGCTCGGCCGCCGCTTCCCGGCGACCAGCGTCGGCTGGTATCGCCGCAAACTGCCGATCGCGGCGGAGGATGCCGGGCGGCGCCTGTCGCTCGAATTCGACGGCGTGTCGCGCGATTGCCTGGTGGTGCTCAACGGCTTCGTGGTCGGCTCGAACGAGAGCGGCTATGCGCCGTTCACCCTCGACGTCACCGATTTCGTCAAGCCGGGCGAGGACAATATCCTGCTCGTCCGCTGCGATGTCGGGCTGGGCGAGGCATGGTCCTACGAGGGCGCGGGTCTCTATCGCCACGTGCGGCTGGTCAAGACCGCGCCGGCGCATGTGCGGCAATGGGGTGCCGTCGCGCGCTGCACGGTCGAGGGCGAGACGGCGCGGGTCGCGCTCGCCACCGAGATCGACAATGACGGGCCGGCCGCCACCGCGCGGCTGCGCTCGACCATATTCGGCCCCGACGGGCAATTGCTGGCGACGCTCACCTCCGACCCGCTGGCGCTGCCCGCGTGGGGCGCGGTCGCGTGCCCGCAGCAGACGATGCTCGCTCGGCCGGCGTTCTGGTCGATCGAGACGCCGGCGCTGCATCGCCTCGTCAGCGAATTGCTGGTCGACGGCGCCGTGGTCGATCGCGACGAGACGGTCTTCGGCATCCGCACCATCCGCTTCGATCCCGACCAAGGCCTGTTCCTCAACGGCAAGCCGGTGAAGGTGAAGGGCACCTGCAACCACCAGGACCATGCCGGGGTCGGCTTTGCGGTGCCCGACAGCCTGCACGTCTGGCGGATCGAGCAGCTCAAGGCGATGGGCTCGAACGCCTATCGCTCGACCCACCATCCGGCGGCGCCCGCGGTGCTGGCGGCGTGCGACCGGCTCGGCATGCTGGTGCTGCAGGAGACGCGCCAGATGTCGAGCAATCCCGAGGGGATGAGCCAGCTCGAGCGGATGGTGCGCAGCGGCCGCAACCACCCGTCGATCTTCCTGTGGAGCATCGGCAACGAGGAGATCCATCGCGGCACCGAAAATGGCCGCCGCATCGCTGCGTCGATGAAGCGGCGCGTCTACGAGCTCGACGGCACGAGGCTGGTGACCGAGGCGATGAACGGCAAGTTCGGCGAGGGCGCGAGCTCCGAACTCGACGTGATGGGCTGCAATTATTATCTCGACGCGATCGATGCCTATCATGCGAGCCACCCGAAGGTGCCGATGATCGGCACCGAGACGGCGAGCACGGTGTCGGTGCGCGGCGAATATAAGCGCGACGATGCCGCCGGGATCGTGCCCGCCTACGATACCGATTTCCCCAAATGGGCGAGCACGGCGGAACGCTGGTGGACCTTCTATTCGGAGCGGCCCTTCCTGTCGGGCGGGTTCGTCTGGACCGGGTTCGACTATCGCGGCGAGCCGACCCCGTTCGAGCGCTGGCCGAACCACACGTCGAACTTCGGCATCCTCGACACCTGCGGCTTCCCCAAGGACAATTATTATTACTATCGCGCGTGGTGGGGCGATGCGCCGGTGCTGCACCTGTTCCCGCACTGGAACTGGGCGGGGCGCGAGGACCAGTCGATCGCGGTGTGGGTCCATTCGAACTGCGACGCGGTCGAGCTGCTGGTCAACGGCCGCAGCCTCGGGCGCAAGCCGGTCGAGCATAATCGCCACCTCGAATGGCAGGTGCCCTATGCGCCGGGCCGGATCGAGGCGCGCGGCTATCGCAACGGCCGCCTGATCCTGACCGACCGACGCGAGACGACCGGCGCGCCCGCCGCAATCGCGCTGTCGAGCGATCGTCGCCGGCTGGCGGGCGTGGGCGAGGTGGCGGTGGTACGCACTGCGATCGTCGATGCGAAGGGGCGCGAGGTGCCGACCGCGTCGAACGGCGTGCGGTTCGCGCTGTCGGGCGACCTGCGGCTGCTTGGCGTCGACAATGGCGACCCGCGCAGCCTCGAGCCCGATCATGCCGACCGGCGGAGCGCCTTCAACGGGCTGTGCGCCGCGATCGTGCAAGCGACCGGCACGGGCGCGATGCGGATCGAGGCGCGGGCGGAGGGGCTTAGGCCGGCGGTACTGCTGCTGCGCTAG
- a CDS encoding zinc-ribbon domain-containing protein, producing MQLTCPSCAATYDVPDGAIGANGRKVRCRACGTSWFEPPHAPAAPVAPLTPPPISQPEAVAPVPEPADEPVFPPRRRRRALPWILLLLAVLAVGLGVTAAILAFGPGPVATRLGLKEDRVPLGIAITKQPDWRMIAGGSQLFAVSGRIWNPTSDSQPVPDIRAELKDAHGKTVYAWTIARPTPRLGPGASATFDGAAVDVPASSTNVSVSFAGTDAP from the coding sequence ATGCAATTGACCTGCCCAAGCTGCGCCGCGACCTATGACGTGCCCGACGGTGCGATCGGCGCGAACGGCCGCAAGGTGCGCTGCCGGGCGTGCGGCACGAGCTGGTTCGAGCCGCCGCACGCACCGGCCGCGCCCGTCGCGCCGCTCACCCCGCCCCCCATTTCGCAGCCCGAAGCCGTCGCGCCCGTGCCGGAACCGGCCGACGAACCGGTCTTCCCGCCACGCCGGCGCCGACGCGCGCTGCCGTGGATCCTGCTACTGCTGGCGGTGCTCGCGGTGGGGCTCGGCGTGACCGCCGCAATCCTCGCATTCGGGCCTGGCCCGGTGGCGACGCGGCTCGGTTTGAAGGAGGATCGCGTGCCGCTCGGCATCGCGATCACCAAGCAGCCCGACTGGCGGATGATCGCGGGCGGCAGCCAGCTGTTCGCGGTTTCCGGCCGCATCTGGAACCCGACGTCGGACAGCCAGCCGGTGCCCGACATCCGCGCCGAGTTGAAGGACGCCCACGGCAAGACCGTCTATGCCTGGACGATCGCGCGCCCGACGCCGCGGCTCGGGCCGGGTGCATCGGCGACGTTCGACGGCGCGGCGGTCGACGTGCCGGCCAGCTCGACCAACGTCAGCGTCAGCTTCGCCGGCACCGACGCGCCCTGA
- a CDS encoding recombinase family protein has translation MRDVKAKLRTRCAIYTRKSTEDGLEQEYNSLDAQHDACAAYVLSQRHEGWTLLADRYDDGGFSGGTMERPGLQRLLGDIAGGKVDTIIIYKVDRLTRSLADFAKIVDVLDRAGASFVSVTQSFNTTTSMGRLTLNMLLSFAQFEREVTGERIRDKIAASKRKGLWMGGPVPLGYDVQDRRLVVNEPEAALVRHIYQRYVALPSVKELIVELNQDGHRTKVQLRASGPHKGGVAFRRGTLYHLLANRIYLGDIVHKGNPHRGEHPAIVTQALWDEVRDKLAARGPGSIVKRESRDGRLLVALLYDGLGRAMSTNHATRGSRRYLYYATRNASADQPAWRVGARDLERAVIGRVKELLLDRNRMARAALKVDPRSVDRIVAKAAGLAERERDLVQLLPTIVERIDLAEERVTIRVSEHRLLQAFGMSHHDDQIAIIIDAPVQRIRRGRELRLVFAGEQAAPVRASPDAGLVALLADAIDARMLVLANPTASINQIAATHGRCRKRLTMLLKLSWLAPEIVKAILAGCQPTTVTRSVLTEVDLPIAWAAQRAMLLAA, from the coding sequence ATGAGGGCTGGACGCTTCTTGCCGATCGCTATGACGATGGCGGCTTCTCGGGCGGCACCATGGAGCGCCCGGGGTTGCAGCGGCTGCTTGGCGATATCGCGGGCGGCAAGGTCGATACGATCATCATCTACAAGGTCGACCGGCTGACCCGCAGTCTCGCCGACTTCGCCAAGATCGTCGATGTGCTCGATAGGGCAGGGGCGAGCTTCGTGAGCGTCACTCAGTCGTTCAATACGACCACCTCGATGGGGCGGCTCACCCTCAACATGCTGCTGTCGTTCGCGCAGTTCGAGCGCGAAGTCACCGGCGAGCGCATCCGCGACAAGATCGCGGCGTCCAAGCGAAAGGGGCTGTGGATGGGAGGACCGGTGCCGCTTGGCTATGACGTGCAGGATCGCAGGCTGGTGGTGAACGAACCCGAAGCTGCACTCGTCCGGCACATCTATCAGCGATATGTCGCACTGCCCTCCGTCAAGGAGCTGATCGTCGAGCTAAACCAGGACGGCCATCGCACCAAGGTCCAGCTGCGCGCGAGTGGGCCTCATAAGGGTGGCGTCGCGTTCCGACGCGGCACGCTCTACCATCTGCTGGCGAACCGCATCTATCTGGGCGACATCGTCCACAAGGGTAATCCGCATCGCGGTGAACATCCCGCGATCGTCACCCAGGCACTGTGGGACGAGGTTCGCGACAAGCTTGCGGCACGCGGCCCGGGCTCGATCGTGAAGCGCGAGAGTCGCGATGGTCGTCTGCTGGTCGCCCTGCTCTACGATGGGCTCGGCCGCGCGATGTCGACCAATCACGCAACCCGAGGGAGCCGGCGCTATCTCTATTATGCGACCCGCAACGCATCGGCGGACCAGCCGGCATGGCGGGTCGGCGCACGCGATCTGGAGCGCGCGGTCATCGGGCGGGTCAAAGAGCTGCTGCTTGATCGCAACCGGATGGCGCGGGCAGCGCTCAAGGTCGATCCGCGCTCGGTCGATCGCATCGTGGCAAAAGCGGCGGGGCTGGCTGAGCGCGAGCGCGATCTGGTTCAGCTTCTGCCGACTATCGTCGAGCGGATCGACCTTGCCGAGGAGCGGGTGACGATCCGCGTGAGCGAGCATCGTCTGCTCCAGGCATTTGGAATGAGCCACCACGATGACCAGATCGCCATCATCATCGATGCTCCGGTTCAGCGCATCCGGCGCGGGCGTGAGCTTCGGCTGGTGTTCGCGGGCGAGCAGGCGGCTCCGGTCCGCGCATCGCCTGATGCCGGGCTGGTCGCGCTGCTTGCCGATGCCATCGACGCACGGATGCTCGTGCTGGCCAACCCAACCGCTTCTATCAACCAGATCGCGGCGACACATGGTCGCTGTCGCAAACGGCTGACGATGCTGCTCAAGCTGAGCTGGCTCGCACCTGAGATCGTCAAAGCGATCCTGGCGGGATGCCAACCCACCACAGTGACCCGCTCCGTACTGACCGAGGTCGATCTACCGATCGCTTGGGCCGCGCAGCGGGCGATGCTGTTGGCAGCATAA
- a CDS encoding TonB-dependent receptor translates to MGAILLSAALAAAAADSSAPDIVVTGLGLPRQPGDAAYDSVEIDRQRLTDEASGRLENVLRDAAGFAQFRRSDSRSAQPTSQGATLRGLGGNAASRALILLDGVPLADPFGGWVSFSAIDPERLQGARVTRGGGSGIYGPGALAGTIELSSAAAGQIAPLWAEVDYGSRNSVDTTAGVAQGLGGGSAVLSGHYARGDGFVPIIAADRGPVDVAAPYREASVSGRLVFPVGDNSELQTSMLAFSDKRTRGTAFTPNDTRGADASVRLVGRGAWGYEALGYVQVRSFTAGFASINDARTTVTQTLDQYSVPSTGLGGRFELRPPVGTHVQLRIGTDTRYVTGETDELYSYVTGSPTRTRRAGGDALTIGGFAEAGLEPLRDLTLTAGGRIDRWRIDGGFLDQKLIATGAALTNNRYPNREGWRPTARGGFAWKPGGGPVSIRGAAYLGWRLPTLNELYRLYRVGADAIDANPSLKPERLRGIDGGIDYDPLPNLHLSATAFTNRLSDAIANVTMGIGPGTFPDVGVVASGGRYQVRENLRAITSSGAELEARLKLHQWTLAASYAYTDARVHADGTAVVLNGLRPAQTARHQASGTLGWEGWRRVALSATLRYVGPQYEDDLNQETLKGAVTLDATARVPILSHLSVIARAENLSNVRVEAGISGNDIIERATPRTLWIGLRFE, encoded by the coding sequence CGAGGCGAGCGGCCGGCTGGAAAACGTGCTGCGCGACGCCGCCGGCTTCGCCCAGTTCCGCCGCTCGGATTCGCGCTCGGCGCAGCCGACAAGCCAGGGCGCGACCCTGCGCGGGCTCGGCGGCAATGCGGCATCGCGCGCGCTGATCCTGCTCGACGGCGTGCCGCTCGCCGATCCGTTCGGCGGCTGGGTCAGCTTCTCCGCGATCGATCCTGAGCGGCTGCAGGGCGCGCGCGTCACGCGCGGCGGCGGATCGGGCATCTATGGGCCGGGCGCACTGGCCGGCACGATCGAACTGTCGAGCGCCGCCGCCGGCCAGATCGCGCCGTTGTGGGCGGAGGTCGATTATGGCAGCCGCAACTCGGTCGATACGACCGCGGGCGTGGCGCAGGGCCTCGGCGGCGGCAGCGCCGTCCTGAGCGGCCATTATGCGCGCGGCGACGGCTTCGTGCCGATCATCGCGGCGGATCGCGGTCCGGTCGACGTGGCGGCGCCCTATCGCGAAGCGTCGGTCTCCGGCCGGCTGGTCTTCCCGGTCGGCGACAATAGCGAGCTGCAGACCTCGATGCTGGCGTTCAGCGACAAGCGCACGCGCGGCACCGCCTTCACCCCCAACGACACGCGCGGCGCCGATGCCAGCGTGCGGCTCGTCGGCCGCGGCGCCTGGGGATACGAGGCGCTCGGCTATGTCCAGGTGCGATCGTTCACCGCCGGCTTCGCCTCGATCAACGATGCGCGCACCACCGTCACCCAGACGCTCGACCAGTATAGCGTGCCCTCCACCGGGCTCGGCGGCCGGTTCGAGCTGCGGCCGCCGGTCGGCACGCACGTGCAGCTGCGCATCGGCACCGACACGCGCTACGTCACCGGCGAGACCGACGAGCTTTATTCCTACGTCACCGGCTCCCCCACCCGCACGCGCCGCGCGGGCGGCGATGCGCTGACGATCGGCGGATTTGCCGAGGCGGGGCTGGAGCCGCTGCGCGACCTGACGCTGACCGCCGGCGGCCGCATCGATCGCTGGCGGATCGACGGCGGCTTCCTCGACCAGAAATTGATCGCGACCGGCGCCGCGCTCACCAACAACCGCTATCCCAACCGCGAGGGCTGGCGGCCGACCGCACGCGGCGGCTTTGCGTGGAAGCCCGGCGGCGGGCCGGTCTCGATCCGTGGTGCCGCTTATCTCGGCTGGCGCCTGCCGACGCTGAACGAGCTCTATCGCCTGTATCGCGTCGGCGCCGACGCGATCGACGCCAATCCGTCGCTGAAGCCCGAGCGGCTGCGTGGGATCGACGGCGGGATCGACTACGATCCGCTGCCCAACCTGCATCTGTCGGCCACCGCCTTCACCAACCGGCTGAGCGACGCCATCGCTAACGTGACGATGGGCATCGGGCCGGGCACCTTCCCCGATGTCGGCGTCGTCGCGTCGGGCGGCCGCTATCAGGTGCGCGAGAATCTGCGCGCGATCACCTCGTCCGGCGCCGAGCTGGAAGCGCGGCTGAAGCTGCACCAATGGACGCTCGCCGCCTCCTACGCCTACACCGATGCGCGCGTGCATGCCGACGGTACGGCGGTGGTGCTCAACGGGCTGCGCCCGGCGCAGACGGCGCGGCATCAGGCTTCGGGCACGCTCGGCTGGGAGGGCTGGCGGCGCGTCGCGCTCTCGGCGACGCTGCGCTACGTCGGGCCGCAATATGAGGACGATCTCAACCAGGAGACGCTGAAGGGCGCGGTCACGCTCGACGCGACCGCGCGCGTGCCGATCCTCTCCCACCTGTCGGTGATCGCGCGCGCGGAGAATCTCAGCAACGTGCGCGTCGAGGCGGGCATCTCCGGCAACGACATCATCGAGCGCGCTACCCCGCGGACATTGTGGATCGGGTTGCGGTTCGAATAA